A genomic window from Candidatus Kouleothrix ribensis includes:
- a CDS encoding glycosyltransferase has product MRLAYIAYPTSLTLRSANALQTHATLRELRRRAPDTLAIIPRWLREPSRFAALGALHLPRPAVGKLSRLYRSTLWYYAERSIFAAMAALAVAYEQARGRTIHVVYVREAICAGWWAAVWGPLLRLPVIFEAHDLESWNPSRARERWAQPLLHLLDRAAITRSQALVSLTADFRRLLAQIGWRDPSEVAVIADAYDDQQIGPGDRSSARQQLQLPGTAPLVVYSGMTFAYRRLDLLLQAFATLRTRFPTAQLALVGGRPAEIAQLRAQAEPLGLAGAVTYAGQIAQQQIVPYLHAADVLVIPDTVTDITASPLKLFEYLAAGRAVVLPDIPALAEVLPQAVGYYFRRGNADALANALADALADPAGPQRAEQGRVLVAPHTYAARAERILALAEAVARKYGSIAP; this is encoded by the coding sequence ATGCGCCTAGCCTATATCGCCTACCCAACCAGCCTGACCCTGCGATCCGCAAATGCCCTTCAGACCCACGCGACCCTGCGTGAGCTACGGCGGCGCGCGCCCGATACGCTGGCGATCATCCCACGCTGGCTGCGCGAGCCATCGCGCTTCGCCGCGCTCGGCGCGCTACACCTGCCGCGCCCGGCGGTCGGCAAGCTCTCGCGGCTGTATCGCTCGACGCTGTGGTACTACGCCGAGCGCTCGATCTTCGCGGCGATGGCCGCCCTGGCGGTTGCCTACGAGCAGGCCCGTGGGCGCACCATCCACGTCGTGTATGTGCGCGAGGCGATCTGTGCGGGCTGGTGGGCGGCGGTGTGGGGCCCGCTGCTGCGGCTGCCGGTGATCTTCGAAGCCCACGACCTCGAGAGCTGGAACCCCTCGCGCGCGCGCGAGCGCTGGGCACAGCCGCTGCTGCACCTGCTCGACCGCGCCGCGATCACACGGAGCCAGGCGCTGGTGTCGCTCACCGCCGACTTTCGCCGCCTGCTGGCCCAGATCGGCTGGCGCGATCCATCCGAGGTCGCGGTGATCGCCGATGCCTACGACGACCAGCAGATCGGCCCAGGCGACCGCAGCAGCGCCCGCCAGCAGCTGCAGCTGCCGGGCACGGCCCCGCTGGTGGTGTACAGCGGCATGACCTTCGCATACCGCCGGCTCGATCTGCTGCTACAGGCCTTCGCAACGCTGCGCACGCGCTTCCCAACCGCGCAGCTGGCGCTGGTCGGCGGGCGCCCGGCCGAGATCGCACAGCTGCGCGCCCAGGCCGAGCCGCTCGGGCTGGCTGGCGCAGTCACCTACGCCGGCCAGATCGCGCAGCAGCAGATCGTGCCGTACCTGCACGCCGCCGATGTACTGGTGATCCCCGATACGGTCACTGATATAACTGCCTCGCCGCTCAAGCTGTTCGAGTACCTGGCCGCCGGGCGCGCGGTGGTGCTGCCCGACATCCCGGCGCTGGCCGAGGTGCTGCCGCAGGCGGTCGGCTACTACTTCCGCCGTGGCAACGCCGACGCGCTGGCCAATGCGCTGGCCGACGCGCTGGCCGACCCGGCCGGCCCACAGCGCGCCGAGCAGGGCCGCGTGCTAGTCGCGCCGCATACCTACGCCGCCCGCGCCGAGCGCATTCTGGCACTTGCAGAAGCAGTCGCCCGGAAATATGGTAGTATTGCGCCATAG
- a CDS encoding DMT family transporter, giving the protein MTDAAAAGRRPHLAAWAPPLFVLLWSTGFIGARFGLPYAEPFTLLLMRFVLAALLLVGLALALRAPWPRTPAKLFHVVVAGLLLHAVYIGGVFEAIRLGMPAGVTALVVGIQPILTAVFAQLLLRERIASRQWLGLLLGFAGVGLVVGEKLLAGDAGHPVTLAGLTSAGIALLGTTFGTLYQRRFCTDVSLTSGSAIQYLATCVVMLVLALSFEHMRVEWSLTLIATVLWLVLALSLGAILLLFWLIRQNAASRVASLFYLVPPITALEAYLLFNERLGALALAGMVLAVVGVALVLARPRTRIP; this is encoded by the coding sequence ATCACCGACGCGGCGGCTGCGGGCCGGCGCCCCCACCTGGCGGCCTGGGCGCCGCCGCTGTTCGTGCTGCTGTGGAGCACCGGCTTCATTGGGGCGCGCTTTGGCCTACCCTACGCCGAGCCGTTCACGCTGCTGCTCATGCGCTTTGTGCTGGCAGCGCTGCTGCTGGTCGGCCTGGCGCTGGCGCTGCGCGCACCCTGGCCGCGCACGCCGGCCAAGCTGTTCCACGTGGTAGTGGCCGGCCTGCTGCTGCACGCCGTGTATATCGGCGGCGTGTTCGAGGCCATTCGCCTGGGCATGCCTGCCGGCGTCACCGCGCTGGTCGTCGGCATCCAGCCGATTCTCACGGCTGTGTTTGCCCAGCTGCTGCTGCGCGAGCGCATCGCCTCGCGCCAGTGGCTCGGGCTGCTGCTCGGCTTCGCCGGCGTCGGCCTGGTGGTGGGCGAGAAGCTGCTGGCCGGCGATGCTGGCCACCCGGTCACATTGGCTGGCCTCACGAGCGCCGGCATCGCGCTGCTCGGCACAACCTTCGGCACGCTGTACCAGCGCCGCTTCTGCACCGACGTGTCGCTCACCAGCGGCTCGGCCATCCAGTATCTCGCCACCTGCGTGGTCATGCTGGTGCTGGCGCTCTCGTTCGAGCACATGCGCGTAGAGTGGAGCCTGACGCTGATCGCGACGGTGCTCTGGCTGGTGCTGGCGCTCTCGCTCGGCGCCATCCTGCTGCTGTTCTGGCTGATCCGCCAGAACGCGGCCTCGCGCGTGGCCAGCCTGTTCTACCTGGTGCCGCCGATCACCGCGCTCGAGGCGTACCTGCTGTTCAACGAGCGCCTGGGCGCGCTGGCGCTGGCCGGCATGGTGCTGGCGGTGGTTGGTGTGGCGCTGGTGCTGGCGCGCCCCCGCACCCGCATACCGTGA
- a CDS encoding radical SAM protein has product MLLYIPSVLAGVVVNRALQAWLLRLRRPTSLRQARRSTAERGLIERCISLGILAADRPLQRSTRSDTLVAWLHVTNACNLRCTYCYLHKTDEPMSAATGYAAIDAIIRSAVRHGYSAIKLKYAGGEAALNFALIEDLHVYAGHQAAAHGLRLGEVILSNGVGLARAQLERLHELGIRLMISLDGMAEDHDRQRVFANGRGSFRAVAHTIERARALGLVPDISVTISGQTAGGAAELVAWLLERDLPFSINFYRENDCSAGFAELQLDQQRIIAGMLAAYRAIEACLPRRSLLGALTDRASLNGPHERPCGAGHDYLVIDQRGGVAKCQMEIERPITSVAAADPLGLVREDTIGVRNLAVHEKQGCHDCEWQLWCAGGCPVATFRATGRYDLRSPHCAIYQALYPEVVRLEGLRLLRYGQREQFAIGAAEGTPVTG; this is encoded by the coding sequence ATGCTGCTGTATATCCCCTCGGTGCTCGCCGGCGTGGTGGTTAACCGTGCGCTGCAAGCCTGGCTGCTGCGGCTACGTCGGCCTACCTCGCTCCGCCAGGCCAGGCGATCGACCGCAGAACGTGGGCTGATCGAACGCTGCATCAGCCTGGGCATTTTGGCCGCCGATAGGCCCCTGCAGCGCTCGACTCGGAGCGACACGCTTGTGGCGTGGCTGCACGTGACCAACGCCTGCAATCTGCGCTGCACCTACTGCTACCTGCACAAAACCGATGAGCCCATGAGTGCGGCCACTGGCTATGCTGCGATCGACGCAATCATCCGCTCGGCCGTGCGCCACGGGTATAGCGCGATCAAGCTGAAGTACGCCGGCGGCGAGGCCGCGCTCAACTTCGCGCTAATCGAGGATCTGCACGTCTACGCCGGACATCAGGCCGCCGCGCACGGGTTGCGGCTCGGCGAGGTGATACTGAGCAATGGCGTCGGGCTGGCGCGCGCCCAGCTTGAGCGGCTGCACGAGCTGGGTATCCGCTTGATGATCTCGCTCGATGGGATGGCCGAAGATCACGATCGCCAGCGTGTCTTCGCCAATGGGCGCGGGTCGTTTCGCGCAGTGGCCCACACGATCGAGCGCGCGCGTGCGCTTGGCCTGGTGCCCGATATCTCGGTGACGATCAGCGGGCAGACGGCCGGCGGTGCCGCTGAGCTGGTGGCCTGGCTGCTTGAGCGTGACCTCCCGTTTAGCATCAACTTCTACCGCGAGAACGACTGCTCGGCCGGCTTCGCCGAGCTGCAGCTCGACCAGCAGCGCATTATTGCGGGCATGCTGGCGGCCTACCGTGCGATCGAGGCGTGCCTGCCGCGCCGCAGTCTGCTGGGCGCGCTCACCGACCGCGCCAGCCTGAACGGCCCACACGAGCGGCCCTGCGGGGCGGGCCACGATTACCTGGTGATCGACCAGCGCGGCGGAGTGGCGAAATGCCAGATGGAGATCGAGCGCCCGATCACGAGCGTAGCAGCGGCCGACCCGCTGGGCCTGGTTCGCGAGGATACTATTGGCGTACGCAACCTGGCGGTGCATGAGAAGCAAGGCTGCCACGACTGCGAGTGGCAGCTGTGGTGCGCAGGCGGCTGCCCGGTCGCGACGTTTCGCGCGACCGGCCGGTATGATCTACGCTCGCCACATTGCGCGATCTATCAGGCATTATATCCTGAGGTTGTGCGCCTCGAGGGGCTGCGCCTGCTGCGCTATGGCCAACGCGAGCAGTTCGCCATTGGCGCGGCCGAGGGCACGCCCGTGACGGGCTGA
- a CDS encoding glycosyltransferase family 4 protein, which produces MRILILGLGGVSRHFRNWPERTLGQALVRAGHAVQAITYWQPESPHLGLELREETIDGIAVRRVRPQFFPARELVAALAAMPRPDVAHIMHPRNVLAWRAVRWLKAQGVPVVWTWLGPFHDRWLIADRERPYEHQPHPEWLIYSLAGVVRRTLRDGRLRENLRNYGIHAPLRQVDAFIPCSQHEAAELARLGFADRPSTVVPLWLDMEFMRGPAPALDLPLSRPIIPYIGQLTVRKCYDMVIAAMPAVVARFPHASFVFVTHNPAQRATLERMAAERGVARNLHFLGTISEEQKLALLRASDVLPFPSRYEGFGLPLLEGMAAGTPVISTDIPVVNEIVCDGENGLLVPYDDTEALAQAMLAVLESPALRARLVAGGAQALAERFAPERLVMQVIAVYQQVAGSLSGMYQTADI; this is translated from the coding sequence ATGCGCATTCTGATCCTCGGCCTCGGCGGGGTTAGCCGCCACTTCCGCAACTGGCCCGAGCGCACGCTTGGCCAGGCGCTGGTGCGCGCCGGCCACGCCGTGCAGGCGATCACCTACTGGCAGCCCGAGTCGCCGCACCTGGGCCTCGAGCTGCGCGAAGAAACGATCGACGGCATTGCGGTGCGGCGCGTGCGCCCGCAGTTCTTCCCGGCCCGCGAGCTGGTGGCCGCGCTCGCGGCTATGCCGCGCCCCGATGTGGCCCACATCATGCACCCGCGCAATGTGCTGGCCTGGCGCGCGGTGCGCTGGCTCAAGGCCCAGGGCGTGCCAGTGGTGTGGACATGGCTCGGCCCGTTTCACGACCGCTGGCTGATCGCCGATCGCGAGCGCCCGTACGAGCACCAGCCGCACCCCGAGTGGCTGATCTACAGCCTGGCCGGCGTGGTGCGGCGCACGCTGCGCGACGGGCGGCTGCGCGAGAACCTGCGCAACTACGGCATTCACGCGCCGCTGCGCCAGGTCGATGCGTTCATACCCTGCTCGCAGCACGAGGCTGCCGAGCTGGCCCGGCTGGGCTTCGCCGATCGGCCGAGCACGGTCGTGCCGCTCTGGCTCGACATGGAGTTCATGCGCGGGCCGGCGCCGGCGCTCGATCTGCCGCTCAGCCGGCCGATCATTCCGTACATTGGGCAGCTGACCGTGCGCAAGTGCTACGACATGGTCATCGCGGCCATGCCCGCCGTGGTCGCGCGCTTCCCCCACGCCTCGTTCGTGTTCGTCACACACAACCCCGCGCAGCGCGCAACGCTCGAGCGTATGGCCGCCGAGCGCGGTGTGGCGCGCAACCTGCATTTCCTCGGCACGATCAGCGAGGAGCAGAAGCTGGCGCTGCTGCGCGCCAGCGACGTGTTGCCGTTCCCCTCGCGCTACGAGGGCTTTGGCCTGCCGCTGCTCGAGGGCATGGCCGCCGGCACGCCGGTGATTAGCACCGACATTCCGGTGGTGAACGAGATTGTGTGCGACGGCGAGAATGGCTTGCTGGTGCCCTACGACGACACCGAGGCGCTGGCGCAGGCCATGCTGGCGGTGCTCGAAAGCCCGGCCCTGCGCGCGCGGCTGGTGGCCGGCGGCGCCCAGGCGCTGGCCGAGCGCTTCGCCCCCGAGCGCCTGGTGATGCAGGTTATCGCGGTGTATCAACAGGTTGCTGGCAGCCTCTCAGGTATGTATCAGACCGCCGACATTTGA
- a CDS encoding ATP-binding protein: protein MIDFLGRDAELRSLAHAINAWGQRQFIDILGQGGIGKTRLLQELRAQQRDAERVYMLEIIDFDLPAYDFTQLLGRALARAFPVAFEPYVRALRLRQQAERGLISTSSLPPQALDLDQIFVDCCNHAARERRLVLRFDTVEKARGRHSFSMLVRTLLRVENVAVIMAGRPVGEHDQGVAAIAAPYADAHTELRTIVLPRFDRAFSLEYIRRKQAAAGLDLDPEWQETLAVLADGRPVLIDLAVELGKRFTAANWLRSLKADYRRITQLRESANPAERAEFAEILQRFDRELVDDLTHMRNKLVELTLLLARVAPLDIESAAYILEIDTRRATQLFAEAAQRASFKVIDQHLLVLHDVVRDLINEHVYPVIDGDGDRARNYLTRAIAALDQQSQAQLATIEPFLASGSVPEAGLDDLFVHIRAYQQSRLRIAEYTFRLDPIQGVEQLAAELQILHRYGTLLGDLSSLFDVIREYLPDLERRSIDQYVNAHMLLADQYMRNEQYQLARQIYDTIEPQIQSATLERRYEIARQRGSIEMGIGNAIQALDHFRESADLARALNDPSRQANALISCAWAARSYGTLYQPERYYHQALKIIRSAPIEPTEAQRLQAIALNGLSYVYAIDKRPEARELLDQAIRIRRGLGLRGRAALAQSYATAGEVYCELGDPKTALTHLELAEEIIKDLDSSKSRHDQTADPGQGGLGNNQWFGKIYSAQGRAYSALAEQSPDQDTRQHYFAQARKILDQAKEQAIAVDLPRVYQRLGFVYASTPAGRAEATRVWAEGFERARASADIFNEFNIAGNLAHMAIYGHYSEQLPDDQAFDTWFEQFAKRVGSAEGMPFPVLLARFNTYRGCLALKRSAPELAGTYLNDGLTRLFEREHDMSYSFRWQLSLIEQDVLPQCKPGVVRRVMQKLLEDWMEHDRGVTVWERFESWAN from the coding sequence ATGATCGATTTTCTTGGCCGCGACGCCGAGCTGCGTAGCCTGGCCCACGCAATCAACGCCTGGGGCCAGCGCCAGTTTATTGACATCCTGGGCCAGGGCGGCATCGGCAAGACGCGCCTGCTACAAGAGCTGCGCGCACAGCAGCGCGATGCCGAGCGCGTCTATATGCTCGAGATCATCGACTTTGACCTGCCGGCCTATGATTTTACTCAGCTGCTTGGGCGCGCGCTGGCGCGCGCGTTCCCGGTTGCGTTCGAGCCATATGTGAGGGCGCTGCGGCTGCGCCAGCAGGCCGAGCGCGGCCTGATCAGCACGAGCAGCCTGCCGCCGCAGGCACTCGACCTTGACCAGATCTTTGTCGACTGCTGCAACCATGCCGCGCGCGAGCGCCGATTGGTGCTCAGGTTCGATACTGTCGAGAAGGCGCGCGGCCGGCATAGCTTCAGTATGCTGGTGCGCACGCTGCTGCGCGTTGAGAATGTGGCAGTGATTATGGCCGGGCGGCCGGTTGGCGAGCACGATCAGGGAGTGGCCGCGATCGCGGCCCCATATGCCGACGCACACACCGAGCTGCGTACGATTGTGCTGCCACGCTTCGACCGTGCCTTCTCGCTCGAGTACATCCGCCGCAAGCAGGCCGCTGCCGGGCTCGACCTCGACCCGGAGTGGCAGGAGACACTCGCGGTTCTGGCCGACGGCAGGCCGGTGTTGATCGACCTGGCGGTTGAGCTTGGCAAGCGCTTCACCGCCGCCAACTGGCTGCGCTCGCTGAAGGCCGACTACCGCCGGATCACGCAGCTGCGCGAGAGCGCCAACCCGGCTGAGCGGGCCGAGTTCGCCGAGATCTTGCAGCGCTTCGACCGCGAGCTGGTCGACGATCTGACACACATGCGCAACAAGCTGGTCGAGCTAACGCTGCTGCTGGCGCGGGTGGCGCCGCTCGATATCGAGAGCGCGGCGTATATTTTAGAGATCGACACCAGGCGGGCCACACAACTGTTCGCCGAGGCCGCCCAGCGGGCCTCGTTCAAGGTGATCGATCAGCACCTGCTGGTGCTGCACGACGTCGTGCGCGATCTGATCAATGAGCACGTCTACCCCGTGATCGACGGCGATGGCGACCGTGCGCGCAACTACCTTACGCGCGCGATTGCGGCGCTCGATCAGCAGTCGCAGGCACAGCTGGCGACGATCGAGCCGTTTCTCGCATCTGGAAGCGTACCGGAAGCGGGCCTCGACGACCTATTCGTGCATATTCGGGCGTACCAGCAGTCGCGCCTGCGGATCGCCGAGTATACATTCAGGCTCGACCCGATCCAGGGCGTTGAACAGCTTGCGGCCGAGCTGCAGATTCTGCACCGATATGGCACGCTGCTCGGCGATCTTTCGTCACTCTTCGATGTGATTCGCGAGTACCTGCCCGATCTAGAGCGACGTTCGATCGATCAGTATGTTAACGCGCATATGCTGCTGGCCGACCAGTATATGCGGAACGAGCAGTATCAGCTGGCCCGCCAGATCTACGATACGATCGAGCCACAGATCCAGTCGGCCACACTCGAACGGCGCTACGAGATCGCACGGCAGCGCGGCTCGATTGAGATGGGTATCGGCAATGCCATACAGGCGCTGGACCATTTCCGCGAGAGCGCCGACCTGGCACGGGCCTTGAATGACCCCTCGCGCCAGGCGAACGCACTGATCTCGTGCGCCTGGGCCGCGCGCAGCTATGGCACTCTGTATCAGCCCGAGCGCTACTACCACCAGGCCCTGAAGATCATCCGCAGCGCGCCGATCGAGCCGACCGAGGCTCAGCGCCTACAGGCAATCGCGCTTAATGGCCTCTCGTATGTGTATGCGATCGACAAGCGGCCCGAGGCGCGCGAGCTGCTCGACCAGGCGATCCGGATCAGGCGTGGGCTGGGGCTGCGCGGCCGCGCGGCGCTGGCACAATCATACGCTACTGCCGGCGAGGTCTACTGCGAGCTGGGCGACCCCAAGACCGCACTGACACATCTTGAGCTGGCCGAGGAGATCATTAAGGATCTCGACAGCAGTAAGAGTCGCCACGACCAGACCGCCGACCCAGGCCAAGGCGGGCTTGGCAACAATCAGTGGTTCGGCAAGATCTACTCGGCGCAGGGGCGCGCCTACTCAGCGCTTGCCGAACAGTCGCCCGACCAAGACACACGGCAGCACTACTTCGCCCAGGCACGCAAGATCCTCGATCAAGCCAAAGAGCAGGCGATTGCCGTCGATCTGCCGCGCGTCTATCAGCGGCTCGGATTCGTCTACGCGAGTACTCCCGCCGGCCGTGCCGAGGCCACACGCGTATGGGCCGAGGGTTTCGAACGCGCGCGCGCGTCTGCCGATATCTTTAACGAGTTCAATATCGCCGGTAACCTGGCCCATATGGCGATCTATGGGCACTACTCGGAACAGCTGCCAGACGACCAGGCCTTCGACACCTGGTTCGAGCAGTTTGCCAAGCGCGTCGGCAGCGCCGAGGGCATGCCCTTCCCGGTGCTGCTGGCGCGTTTCAATACGTACCGCGGCTGCCTGGCGCTCAAGCGCAGCGCCCCCGAGCTGGCCGGCACGTATCTGAACGATGGTCTGACCCGACTGTTCGAGCGTGAGCACGATATGAGCTATAGTTTCCGCTGGCAGCTTAGCCTGATCGAGCAGGATGTGCTGCCTCAATGCAAGCCTGGGGTTGTGCGCCGCGTAATGCAGAAGCTGCTAGAAGATTGGATGGAGCACGACCGTGGCGTGACGGTGTGGGAGCGGTTTGAGAGCTGGGCGAATTGA
- a CDS encoding glycosyltransferase family 4 protein — MGNRIHTEVIHYWQRHQIDVDILCFDAGSRQETYEILDDIPVYRLPIGRSVGEKALNRIANPLLHYPYFPGVFRAYRRFLSRRHYDFAHVETAFPLGVAASRMPPGLHPPFAVTLPGADVMAQPAYDYGYGRFASVRRLLKGVWRSAALIRADSRSIRRRAIELGCPPERVQAIPYNITDGDYPPAGRSAADFQAASRAEVARRLNLPPTARIVLSLSRLHPFKGVEFLVKAAPAVLAAAPDTYFVIVGPRRSTPRFGDYAGYLEQIARELNVDSRVLLVGALPHEEVPMYMAAADAVVVPSVVEALNRVAIEAAALSTPAVVTRTTGISEYMVECGYGLVVEPCSPESIAAALRVLLADPRRRAAFGARGPELAAQFRSDRIAAELLASYRQALAARAGTTA, encoded by the coding sequence ATGGGTAACCGTATTCATACGGAGGTTATCCATTACTGGCAGCGACACCAGATTGATGTCGATATCCTCTGTTTTGATGCAGGAAGTCGCCAGGAAACATACGAGATCCTCGACGACATTCCGGTGTATCGCCTGCCGATTGGCCGCTCGGTTGGTGAAAAGGCGCTGAATCGCATCGCGAACCCGCTTCTGCACTACCCATATTTCCCTGGCGTATTTCGGGCCTATCGGCGCTTTCTCAGCCGGCGGCACTACGATTTCGCCCATGTCGAAACGGCCTTCCCGCTCGGCGTAGCCGCCAGCCGCATGCCGCCAGGCCTGCACCCACCCTTCGCCGTCACGCTGCCCGGCGCCGATGTGATGGCCCAGCCAGCCTACGACTACGGCTATGGCCGCTTCGCCAGCGTGCGCCGGCTGCTCAAGGGCGTCTGGCGGAGTGCCGCGCTCATCCGCGCCGACTCGCGCAGCATCCGCCGCCGCGCGATCGAGCTGGGTTGCCCACCCGAGCGCGTGCAGGCCATCCCATACAATATCACCGACGGCGACTACCCGCCGGCCGGCCGATCCGCAGCCGATTTCCAGGCCGCGTCGCGCGCCGAGGTTGCCCGGCGGCTGAACCTGCCGCCCACAGCCCGAATCGTACTCAGCCTGTCGCGGCTGCATCCGTTCAAAGGGGTTGAGTTCCTGGTCAAGGCCGCGCCGGCAGTGCTGGCGGCTGCGCCCGACACCTACTTCGTGATTGTTGGCCCGCGCCGCAGCACGCCACGCTTCGGCGACTACGCCGGCTATCTCGAGCAGATCGCGCGGGAACTAAATGTGGATTCACGCGTCTTACTAGTAGGCGCGTTGCCCCATGAAGAGGTGCCCATGTATATGGCTGCAGCCGACGCGGTGGTGGTGCCGTCGGTGGTCGAGGCGCTCAACCGCGTGGCGATCGAGGCTGCCGCGCTGAGCACGCCGGCCGTCGTGACCCGCACGACCGGCATTAGCGAGTATATGGTCGAGTGCGGCTATGGGCTGGTGGTCGAGCCATGCTCGCCCGAGTCGATCGCGGCGGCGCTACGCGTGCTGCTGGCCGACCCCCGGCGCCGTGCGGCGTTTGGGGCGCGCGGCCCCGAGCTAGCGGCCCAGTTTCGATCCGATCGGATCGCGGCCGAGCTGCTGGCCAGCTACCGGCAGGCCCTGGCGGCGCGCGCCGGCACCACAGCCTGA
- a CDS encoding class I SAM-dependent methyltransferase: MSTRNIVNDYGRAMPPDGKPAYFRLHRYRFQKLLAALPPPPARVLEVGTTPGQFTEILRRAGYEVAGVDLFPEQRAELWQRLGVEVRFCNIDEQPLPYEDSSFDAVVFSEVIEHLVASPLPALREMARVLRPGGRLVVTTPNQHYIKSRLKTLADVVLGRPFEPFTQFERAMQLAGPQRYYNHSRLYTLHELAWLVEHSGLRVGLARYADAWEQVGVEAGRVLRHPLRVGVKGGLWLLTAALPRWRSMLLVVGVKP; this comes from the coding sequence ATGAGCACACGCAATATAGTGAACGACTACGGCCGCGCTATGCCGCCCGATGGCAAGCCGGCCTACTTCCGCCTGCATCGCTACCGCTTCCAGAAGCTGCTGGCCGCGCTGCCGCCGCCGCCCGCGCGCGTGCTCGAGGTCGGCACCACGCCCGGCCAGTTCACCGAGATCCTGCGCCGCGCCGGCTACGAGGTTGCCGGGGTCGATCTGTTCCCCGAACAGCGGGCCGAGCTGTGGCAGCGCCTGGGCGTCGAGGTGCGCTTCTGCAATATCGACGAACAGCCGCTACCCTACGAGGATAGCTCATTCGACGCGGTGGTGTTCTCCGAGGTGATCGAGCATCTGGTGGCCTCGCCGCTGCCCGCGCTGCGCGAGATGGCCCGCGTGCTGCGGCCCGGCGGCCGCCTGGTGGTGACGACGCCAAACCAGCACTATATCAAGAGCCGCCTGAAGACCCTGGCCGATGTCGTGCTGGGCCGGCCGTTCGAGCCGTTCACGCAGTTCGAGCGCGCCATGCAACTGGCCGGGCCGCAGCGCTACTACAACCATAGCCGGCTGTACACCCTGCACGAGCTGGCCTGGTTGGTCGAACATAGCGGCCTGCGCGTCGGGCTGGCACGCTACGCCGACGCCTGGGAGCAGGTGGGCGTCGAGGCCGGGCGTGTGCTGCGCCACCCACTGCGCGTTGGCGTGAAGGGCGGGCTCTGGCTGCTCACCGCCGCGCTCCCGCGCTGGCGCTCGATGCTGCTGGTGGTTGGCGTCAAGCCGTAG